The Leptotrichia sp. OH3620_COT-345 genome segment ATTATTTACATTTATCTCGGGAAAAGTGTCCTGTAAATTCAAAAACATAATACTTTCCTTTGAAGTTTCGGAAATTGAAGAAAAATTGTTTATAGTAACTTTTCTTTCTTCCTCTTGTTCGTCTATTTTTTCCAAGTCCAAGCTTATCGCCTTTTTATCCAGATATTTCAGAAACAGTTTCAACAATCCCGCTGATACATTCTGCCCGAAAAATCCACTCCATAAATTATCAAAACTTAAATCTTCAAGAATCATCATTTCGGATAATGCTTCAAAATATTTATCCCTTGTTTTTACTTCTTTTTCCTTGCTTTCAATAAAAATTTCCTCTAAAAATTTATTATATTCAGTTAATGTTTTATATAAATATACACATTCCAGCTTTTCCAAAAACTTAACGAAACTTTCAGTTTCATTTTTACTATTACGATATTCACCTTTGTTTTCTCGGCTATCATTATCTAATTCTGAAAGTTTTTCTCTTGAAATATATTTATAATCACTTGCAATAAGTTCCTGAAGCAGCCTGTAACATTTCTCCAATTTGAATACATTTAAAAATTCCCTTAATTTAAAAGCATTATAAAATTCTTTCATTTTAAAAAGAAATATTTTTTCTCCGTTTTTTTTCGGAATAACTTTAACGCTTTCAAAAATATTATAAATTAAATTCAATATTTTATAAATTTTAGTTTTTTTCATTGTTATTTCAAAGTTATATGTTATTTTATTCTGATTTAAAAGGAAGTAGTCTTCTTCATTATCCATACTTTCATTCTGTGCATCATATATTTTGCATAATATCTCTTTTTCCCTGTTGTTTTTTAAGTTGTTATGAAGTTTTTGCGTAACTCCGAGTAACTGTGCAAATTTATTTTCATATTCATAAAGTTCAATATTTACATCGTATTTTTTTTTAAATATTGCCATATCAGGTAAAGCAAATGTATCTTTTATTTGCAGTTTTACCCTGTCAAACTGATTTTTATCAAGTTGAAGAATATTTACAATTTCAACGCCTTTTTTTTCAATGATGTCAAAAAGCTCCTTTTCAAAAGGAGTAATTTTTACTTTATTTATAAAACATATTTTTTCATATTTTTTTATGAAATTTTCAGATATATTTTCAGTATTTCTTAACATATATGGTAGAATAAGCCCTTTTTCATCTGACTTTATCTTAATTTCATCATTTATTTTCAATAAAGTTCCGAATATTTTTTCTTGCCATTTTTCTATCTGAATTTTTTCATAATCTATTTTGTATTCCTGTAACTCCGAAAAAAGTCCATAAAAATTATAAGCAATATCTATTACATCATAGTAACTTTTTATTTTCAATTCTTTTTTTACCTTATCAGTTAATGAATTATAAAATAAAACTACTTGCTTTTCTTCTTTTAAAACTATTTTATCAGTCTGAAAAAGTTTTTCATAAAAATCATAAAGGTTCATCATTTTAAAATTATGAAAAATATTTTCTCCATTTTTTAAATATTCTCTTTTTATTTCAAAAAACGAAGATGAATTTTCAAATACATATAAAACATTTTTATTTTGATCAAATTTTTCAAATAATATTTTTTTTAAATCTGATCCGAGTCCCAAATATTCTATATTCATCAGTTTTTCTCCTTTTATTTCTTTTCTGATGAATATTATACCATAAAAACGAAATTTTATTTAAAGAATAATATTATTATAATAAATTGTATAAATATTCAAATTTTTATGACTTTTCGTTATTTCATTTTTTTATTCAAAAAACGTACTAAAATGCATATACATATAATACCATACAATATAGTGAATCATATCCATTTTAAAAAAAACGGAACATATATTTACAGTAAGAAGCAATCTTAAAATTATGAAAACCGAATATTCCGTATCTCGAGGTATACCGTTTTTAAACTTAAAATACAGTAAACAAAAATACAATATTAATGTTATGTAAAATGATACCGTCGCCAATGTTTTTTTCATAATAAACCCCTTGTAATTGTAAAAACTAATAATGTAATAAAAGTTGAAATTATACCTCTGATCAGGCACTTCTTTAAACTCATTTTTCCGAACAGTCCGTATATCCCGAAAAATATAATATAAAGCCAAAACATAGTTTTCATTTTATCCAAATAATTCTTAAAAGTTAAAAATTTAAAAAGTGTGTCCACAAATATTGCAAAATATACCATATACAAAAGACCGCCGTATTCCTCTATTATTATTTTTTTTATTTTATTCATTAAAACTGTCTTTTCTTTACATCCCATTATAAGGCCCCCAATCCGGAGTTTTTTTTCTGTTATTGTACCAATTCGGATTTCCTGCAGAATATGTTACTTTTTCATCCTTTTCATCAGTATAATTTCCTCCATTAGTGTATCTGTACAGTAATTTCTGTGCTTTTATTATTTTTTCAGTCTCTTTCTCTTTTCCCGAAGCTTTTATTGCTTTTTTTAAAAAATCCTGCTGCTCCTTAGGCCAGTTTTCATAAGATTTAGTAAATAATAATTTTTCAGTTTTAGAATAATTATCAAAATTATCTTCATTATATATTTTCTTTGCTCCTTCATAAAAAGCATAGGCTATATATTTTTTTTGATACCATCGGGCCGTTTTTGCAGCTTCTATCCCTCTTTCTTTTTCCTTACCTAAAGCTAAAATTAAGGCTGCTCTGCCATTTGACCCGATATTTCTAAATTCTTTAAGCTTACTTACCTCATCTATAGCAAATATCGTCCCGGCTACAAGAGGAGAAATTTTAATTGCAACGGCTTTTGATACTCCTTTTTTCAATAAATAATTTAACACTATTGCTGTTATTGCACTTGAAGTCGCTCCTTTTCCAATATTGTTTTTTATAAATCCCTTAAGAGAATTATCATTATCCAACATCATTGTCGCTTCAATTGAATCTCTATAGTTAGTACCTGTCCAGTCATAGTCTTTGCCTACTTTTTCAACAATTTCATTATCAGAAAGCCCTTTATATAACCCATCCTTTATTTCATATATAGTATCAACTTTGGAATAATCGCGAAATTTATTATTTGAACCGTAAAATTTATCATTAATCTCTATATTCGGATTACTCATCAGTGTATTTGGAGTATTGTCCTTACTTTTTTTATTTTGCTTTCTCTTTTAGTTCCGTTTATTTCTACTTTATTTTTTTTAGTGTATAAAATTTCAAGTTTTTCAAAAGCTTTACTTTTTTCTTTTATTTCAGTCATAATCATTCTCCTTTTTTATTATTTTTTATTAATGACCACTCGCTATTTGATATAAATTTTATGACAATCTATTTTATATGAATATTTTACAATATATAATTAAAATTTGTCAAATTTCTTTCATAATATAGTCAAAATAAATATTCATAGACCTTTAAAACCAAAAAAGAATAAAAAAATATTATAAAATAAAAAAACAGACAGTTAAAGCTGAAAGATTTCTTTATTTTCTTTATTTCTGCCTGTAAATAATTTATTTTTTATTCAATAAAATTACTATTTTAAAATTAAACTGAAAATATTATATAATATATTTTAGTGAATAAAAATCCTATCAAAATATAAAAAAAACATTCTTATTTCAAATAACTTAATATTTTCCTTTTATAATTTAAAAATTTCTCTGATAATTGTATTTCTTCATTATTTCCTTCTCTGTCCATTTCAATTCCGATTTCAGCCGTTATTTCCCCCGGACTTCCCGACAGTATATAAATTCTGTCTGAAAGCAGTATCGCCTCATCTATATCGTGAGTTATAAACAATGTGGACATTTTTATTTCTTTCATTATATCAAGATACCACATATGCATTTTATGTTTTGTTATAGCATCCAACGCACTGAAAGGTTCATCAAGAAGTGCCACTTC includes the following:
- a CDS encoding PD-(D/E)XK nuclease family protein, whose product is MNIEYLGLGSDLKKILFEKFDQNKNVLYVFENSSSFFEIKREYLKNGENIFHNFKMMNLYDFYEKLFQTDKIVLKEEKQVVLFYNSLTDKVKKELKIKSYYDVIDIAYNFYGLFSELQEYKIDYEKIQIEKWQEKIFGTLLKINDEIKIKSDEKGLILPYMLRNTENISENFIKKYEKICFINKVKITPFEKELFDIIEKKGVEIVNILQLDKNQFDRVKLQIKDTFALPDMAIFKKKYDVNIELYEYENKFAQLLGVTQKLHNNLKNNREKEILCKIYDAQNESMDNEEDYFLLNQNKITYNFEITMKKTKIYKILNLIYNIFESVKVIPKKNGEKIFLFKMKEFYNAFKLREFLNVFKLEKCYRLLQELIASDYKYISREKLSELDNDSRENKGEYRNSKNETESFVKFLEKLECVYLYKTLTEYNKFLEEIFIESKEKEVKTRDKYFEALSEMMILEDLSFDNLWSGFFGQNVSAGLLKLFLKYLDKKAISLDLEKIDEQEEERKVTINNFSSISETSKESIMFLNLQDTFPEINVNNYLFSKTQRVKMGLPVSDDEKRIEIFKFYQNILSAKNIYLSYIKNIDENKDSAGVVEEIRLKYFLELSKNEISEKDELEFIKMYFTKEDGFWSKKEIGKFQKSKLEKNKEKLLSENLSLGFYDFEKLRDFEYGFYVEKMINEYELEKIEDKIDPLVFGNIIHLLYEKVVMENKEALENGNFIINDKKIENTLNDILASFEYKMPKEYMAFYKKISFQEIIKSAKKFLKELAEELSLKGNVKIYSEEKIKMKTEKEIYRNAYINGVVDLHIQTDNKEILVDYKSGKDSNENEKRTFNQLDYYSEMLPEKENNKIRKWIVNTWNGEITTDENRKPEEILTEKDIRQAVKEYYETEYCNLGNRKDSYFYRKYKDICRREEELDGQNE